The Glycine soja cultivar W05 chromosome 8, ASM419377v2, whole genome shotgun sequence genome has a window encoding:
- the LOC114421996 gene encoding zinc finger A20 and AN1 domain-containing stress-associated protein 5-like, which produces MAQKTEKEETDFKVPETITLCVNNCGVTGNPATNNMCQKCFTAFTTSTATTSGAGGAGIASPATRSGISARPLKRSFPEEPSPPADPPSSDQTTPSEAKRVVNRCSGCRRKVGLTGFRCRCGELFCAEHRYSDRHDCSYDYKAAGREAIARENPVIRAAKIVKV; this is translated from the coding sequence ATGGCTCAGAAAACCGAGAAAGAAGAAACCGACTTCAAGGTTCCCGAAACGATTACGCTTTGCGTTAACAACTGCGGCGTCACCGGAAACCCTGCTACGAATAACATGTGTCAGAAGTGCTTCACCGCCTTCACCACCTCTACCGCCACCACGTCCGGCGCCGGAGGTGCCGGAATAGCTTCTCCGGCGACCAGATCCGGCATCTCCGCGCGTCCACTGAAGAGATCTTTTCCCGAGGAGCCCTCGCCGCCGGCGGATCCTCCGTCTTCGGACCAGACGACCCCGTCGGAGGCGAAGCGCGTGGTGAACCGCTGCTCCGGCTGCAGGAGGAAGGTCGGACTCACCGGATTTCGGTGCCGATGCGGCGAGCTCTTCTGCGCCGAGCACCGGTACTCCGACCGCCACGACTGCAGCTACGACTACAAAGCCGCCGGAAGAGAAGCCATCGCGAGGGAGAATCCGGTGATTAGAGCCGCGAAGATCGTCAAAGtctga